A single region of the Legionella oakridgensis ATCC 33761 = DSM 21215 genome encodes:
- a CDS encoding ATP-grasp domain-containing protein, producing the protein MTALSLSDIPDHHYDFMKQAAETYFTKKRFYQWRKKPRFHDLAILTDPNEPNAPSNKKAIEAFISTGESLGLNVDLIDKNDSKFIAEYDALFIRATTAVDHYTYRFARRAAQENLVVIDDPQSIVKCTNKVYLAELMRSHQVLTPETLFISKYDQSLPAIEFPCVLKKPDSAFSHGVIKLDDCKSLQKSLAQFFKTSDLILLQPFIPTEFDWRIGVLDNKPLFACRYYMAKGHWQIYNWDSKKNSRVNLTPSLCMRSLNLLLKRL; encoded by the coding sequence GTGACGGCTTTATCACTCAGTGATATTCCAGATCATCATTATGATTTCATGAAGCAAGCGGCTGAAACCTATTTTACTAAAAAACGGTTTTATCAATGGCGAAAGAAGCCCCGTTTTCATGATTTGGCCATTCTTACAGACCCCAATGAACCTAATGCCCCTTCCAATAAAAAAGCCATTGAAGCATTCATTAGTACAGGAGAATCCTTAGGACTTAACGTCGATTTAATTGATAAAAACGATAGCAAATTCATTGCCGAATACGATGCTCTTTTTATTCGCGCAACCACCGCCGTTGATCATTATACGTATCGTTTTGCCAGACGCGCAGCACAAGAAAACCTGGTGGTTATTGATGATCCACAATCCATCGTCAAATGCACAAACAAAGTTTATCTGGCTGAGTTAATGCGCAGCCATCAAGTATTAACCCCTGAAACTTTATTTATTAGTAAGTATGATCAATCATTACCCGCTATAGAATTTCCTTGTGTCCTGAAAAAACCGGACAGTGCTTTTTCTCATGGTGTTATTAAATTGGATGACTGCAAAAGCTTACAAAAATCTCTGGCACAATTTTTTAAAACATCCGATTTAATTTTACTTCAGCCTTTTATACCCACCGAATTTGACTGGCGCATTGGAGTTCTAGATAACAAGCCACTGTTTGCTTGCCGTTATTACATGGCCAAAGGCCATTGGCAAATTTATAACTGGGATTCAAAAAAGAATTCGAGGGTGAATTTGACACCGTCCCTCTGCATGAGGTCCCTGAATCTGTTATTAAAACGGCTTTGA
- a CDS encoding C39 family peptidase produces the protein MIDLTIHTQPDDETCGPTCLHAMYAYYGLDISLETVVGEVERSLSGGTLAPLLGKHALMHDFETTIYINNLDVFDPTWFENCASSRENLIAKLDAQMKHKWDKGILQSSIAYQDYLKSGGDVRFNTISVQLLKEYFNQKIPILTGLSATYLYRSAREIYSNDGVAFYDDIRGTPCGHFVVLCGYDDKNRHIIVADPHRENPLSHDNYYKVNSNRLINAIMLGVYTYDANLLIIKPKRKQNANGSDY, from the coding sequence ATGATTGATTTGACGATTCATACTCAACCTGATGATGAAACCTGTGGCCCGACTTGTTTGCATGCCATGTATGCTTATTATGGCTTGGATATTTCTCTTGAAACAGTTGTAGGAGAGGTAGAACGCTCTCTATCAGGGGGAACATTAGCTCCCTTACTGGGCAAGCATGCATTAATGCACGATTTTGAGACAACTATTTATATCAATAACTTGGATGTATTCGATCCAACGTGGTTTGAGAATTGTGCATCGTCTCGGGAAAATCTGATTGCCAAATTGGATGCACAAATGAAACACAAATGGGATAAAGGTATTCTGCAATCCAGTATTGCTTATCAAGATTATTTAAAATCAGGCGGGGATGTTCGTTTTAATACAATCAGTGTACAGTTACTTAAAGAATATTTTAATCAAAAAATTCCTATATTGACTGGCTTAAGTGCAACTTATCTATACCGCAGCGCACGCGAAATTTATTCAAATGATGGCGTTGCCTTTTATGATGATATCCGGGGCACACCTTGCGGACATTTTGTTGTATTATGCGGCTATGATGATAAAAATAGGCATATCATTGTCGCCGATCCTCATCGCGAAAATCCCTTATCACACGATAATTACTATAAGGTAAACAGTAATCGCTTGATTAATGCCATCATGTTGGGCGTCTATACTTATGACGCCAATTTATTAATTATAAAACCAAAAAGGAAGCAGAATGCAAACGGTTCTGATTACTGA
- a CDS encoding BON domain-containing protein: MRPIKHLIISMLLALFVSQAQSADLKEIEQDFSDSVITTIITAKFTKNKNLNPLKISVSTEDGIVQLSGHVKDRQAFVDALRLAKSTRGVKEVEADNLEIKVVNTAFADAYITAKVEAAVLKAKVLDDESIPLVGINASTTNGIVTLSGDLKTDKSITAILKRVSSVRGVKKVISNLRVTANS; this comes from the coding sequence ATGCGCCCGATAAAACACCTCATCATTTCAATGTTATTGGCATTATTTGTGTCACAGGCCCAGTCAGCTGATTTAAAAGAAATTGAACAGGATTTCAGCGACTCCGTCATTACAACCATCATTACCGCCAAATTTACCAAGAATAAAAATTTGAACCCTCTGAAAATCTCCGTGTCAACAGAAGACGGCATTGTACAATTAAGCGGCCATGTTAAAGATAGACAAGCGTTTGTTGATGCGTTAAGGCTTGCAAAATCCACCCGCGGCGTCAAAGAAGTTGAAGCTGATAATTTGGAAATTAAAGTAGTCAATACCGCTTTTGCCGATGCTTATATTACTGCCAAAGTAGAAGCTGCCGTCCTGAAAGCTAAAGTGCTGGATGATGAATCCATTCCGCTGGTTGGTATCAACGCCTCAACCACCAATGGTATTGTAACTCTATCTGGTGATCTAAAAACTGACAAGTCCATTACGGCCATATTAAAACGTGTCAGTTCAGTACGCGGTGTTAAAAAAGTTATTTCAAATTTACGCGTGACGGCAAATTCCTAA
- the uvrA gene encoding excinuclease ABC subunit UvrA, translating to MHMISIRGARTHNLKSINVDLPRDRLIVITGLSGSGKSSLAFDTLYAEGQRRYVESLSAYARQFLSMMEKPDVDSIEGLSPAISIEQKATSHNPRSTVGTITEIYDYLRLLYARVGEPRCPEHGGELHAQTISQMVDQVLALPSECKAMILAPVVRERKGEHVQLLQQLQAQGYVRARINGELYELDSPPKLELRKKHTIEVVVDRFKVRTDLAQRLSESFENALNLADGLAIVAAIDDDFDDLVFSSKFACAECGYSLSELEPRLFSFNNPAGACPSCDGLGVDQFFDPQRIIHDETLSLADGAIRGWDKRTVYYYSLLESLAGHYDFSLESAFCDLPETIRQCILYGSGNEVIEFHYQRPHGGYVLKKHPFEGIIPNMQRRYRESDSDMVREELSKYLSSRPCLSCNGSRLRLEARYVFIENRSLPEISSYSIEQAHAFFKQLKLPGSRGEIAAKINKEIVERLGFLVNVGLDYLSLARSAETLSGGEAQRIRLASQIGSGLVGVMYILDEPSIGLHQRDNDRLLKTLLRLRDLGNTVIVVEHDEDAIRTADYVLDIGPGAGVHGGEIVAFGPPQAIMEQEHSLTGQYLSGKQVIAVPNTRIAYDEKRVIHIEGVTCNNLNEVSVKIPLGLITCITGVSGSGKSSLINDTLYPLAAAKLNRASLSMAGEVRNITGLELCDKVIDIDQSPIGRTPRSNPATYTGLFTPIRELFANTPEARARGYQPGRFSFNVRGGRCEVCQGDGLIKVEMHFLPDMYVTCDACKGQRYNRETLDIHYKGKNIHEVLNMTVEEARVFFDAIPVLARKCQTLIEVGLSYISLGQSATTLSGGEAQRIKLARELSKRGTGSTLYILDEPTTGLHFHDTKQLLTVLTQLREQGNTIVIIEHNLDVIKTADWIIDLGPEGGSKGGKIIAVGSPEMVASCVNSYTGQFLRPLLGL from the coding sequence ATGCACATGATTAGTATAAGGGGCGCACGAACGCACAATTTAAAAAGTATTAACGTGGATTTGCCTCGTGACCGCTTAATCGTCATTACTGGCTTATCGGGTTCCGGTAAGTCTTCCCTTGCTTTTGACACTCTATATGCAGAGGGACAACGGCGTTACGTGGAGTCTTTATCGGCTTATGCTCGGCAGTTTTTATCGATGATGGAAAAACCGGATGTTGATTCGATAGAGGGGTTGTCACCAGCCATTTCAATAGAGCAAAAAGCAACCTCTCATAATCCTCGCTCGACGGTGGGTACGATCACTGAAATTTATGATTATTTGCGGTTGCTTTATGCACGTGTGGGGGAACCGAGGTGTCCAGAGCATGGAGGAGAATTGCATGCCCAAACGATTAGCCAAATGGTTGATCAAGTTCTGGCTCTGCCATCAGAATGCAAAGCGATGATTCTTGCGCCGGTCGTTCGCGAACGCAAAGGCGAGCATGTGCAATTGCTGCAGCAGCTGCAGGCGCAAGGGTATGTGCGGGCACGCATAAATGGCGAATTGTATGAACTTGATTCCCCTCCAAAATTGGAGTTGCGTAAAAAACATACCATAGAAGTGGTTGTGGATCGATTCAAAGTTCGGACAGATTTGGCCCAACGGTTAAGCGAATCCTTTGAAAATGCGTTAAATCTTGCTGATGGATTGGCCATTGTCGCTGCCATCGATGATGATTTTGACGACCTTGTATTTTCATCGAAATTTGCTTGTGCGGAATGCGGTTACAGTCTTAGCGAGCTTGAGCCACGTTTGTTTTCTTTTAATAATCCAGCAGGTGCATGCCCCTCTTGTGATGGTTTGGGAGTGGATCAGTTTTTTGACCCGCAACGAATTATCCATGATGAAACGTTGAGTTTGGCAGATGGTGCGATTCGTGGCTGGGATAAACGCACGGTATATTATTATTCATTGTTGGAATCATTAGCTGGGCATTATGATTTTTCACTGGAATCTGCCTTTTGTGATCTGCCAGAGACGATTCGTCAATGCATTCTTTATGGCAGCGGTAATGAAGTTATCGAATTTCATTATCAGCGTCCGCATGGAGGATATGTACTTAAAAAACACCCTTTTGAAGGGATCATTCCCAACATGCAGCGACGTTATCGCGAATCAGACTCAGATATGGTTCGTGAAGAATTATCCAAATATTTATCGTCAAGACCTTGCCTGTCCTGCAATGGTTCGCGCTTACGATTGGAGGCCCGTTACGTCTTTATTGAAAATAGGAGTTTACCTGAAATTAGTTCTTATTCTATCGAGCAAGCCCATGCTTTTTTTAAGCAATTAAAATTGCCGGGGAGTCGTGGTGAAATCGCAGCAAAAATTAATAAAGAAATTGTAGAGCGTCTTGGTTTTTTAGTGAATGTTGGTTTGGATTATTTATCGCTGGCGAGAAGTGCCGAAACACTCTCCGGTGGAGAAGCGCAGCGTATTCGCTTAGCCAGTCAAATTGGCTCAGGGTTAGTGGGAGTAATGTATATTCTTGATGAGCCTTCTATAGGGTTGCATCAACGTGATAATGATCGCTTGTTAAAAACGCTATTGCGACTGCGGGATTTGGGAAATACCGTGATTGTCGTTGAACACGATGAAGATGCAATCCGCACGGCGGACTATGTTCTTGATATCGGTCCGGGTGCTGGTGTACATGGTGGAGAAATTGTGGCATTTGGACCTCCGCAAGCAATCATGGAGCAAGAACATTCTCTTACTGGCCAATATCTTTCAGGAAAACAAGTCATTGCAGTGCCCAATACGCGGATTGCCTACGATGAGAAGCGCGTGATTCATATAGAAGGAGTCACTTGCAATAATTTAAATGAGGTCAGTGTCAAGATTCCGTTGGGGCTGATAACCTGCATTACAGGTGTTTCTGGCTCTGGTAAATCCAGTCTAATTAATGATACCTTGTACCCGTTGGCTGCTGCAAAACTTAATCGTGCTAGTCTCTCCATGGCGGGAGAGGTACGGAATATTACTGGACTTGAGTTATGCGATAAAGTGATTGATATCGATCAAAGTCCAATCGGCCGTACTCCACGCTCCAATCCAGCAACTTATACCGGTCTATTTACACCAATCCGTGAATTATTTGCCAATACGCCTGAAGCGCGGGCGCGCGGGTATCAACCTGGTCGGTTTAGTTTCAATGTACGTGGAGGTCGCTGCGAAGTCTGTCAAGGTGATGGTCTAATCAAAGTAGAAATGCATTTTTTACCGGATATGTACGTCACTTGTGATGCTTGTAAAGGTCAGCGTTATAACCGTGAAACATTAGATATTCACTATAAGGGCAAAAATATACATGAAGTCTTGAATATGACGGTTGAAGAAGCACGTGTCTTCTTTGATGCTATTCCGGTTTTGGCGCGTAAATGCCAAACGTTAATAGAAGTGGGCTTGTCTTACATTTCCTTAGGGCAAAGTGCTACGACGTTATCGGGTGGCGAAGCCCAACGTATAAAATTGGCTCGTGAACTGTCAAAACGCGGAACAGGAAGTACTCTTTATATTTTGGATGAGCCAACCACCGGATTGCATTTCCATGATACAAAACAATTGCTCACTGTATTGACTCAACTACGAGAGCAAGGCAATACCATTGTGATCATTGAGCATAACCTGGATGTGATTAAAACCGCTGACTGGATCATTGATTTAGGTCCGGAAGGTGGCAGTAAAGGAGGAAAAATCATTGCTGTCGGTTCGCCTGAAATGGTTGCAAGCTGTGTCAATTCTTATACCGGGCAATTTCTACGTCCTTTACTGGGGTTGTAA
- a CDS encoding LemA family protein gives MSTFVLVILIIAVLILFWIIGIYNKLIGLIEAINNNKRQIDIQLDRRFKVFQSLIESVKKYMDYEQTTLKDVVALRNQAQTAKDAGDEKGRIAAEEGISRIASGLNVVFEQYPDLKASQNVMQLQEEIVNTENKLSYAKQAYNDGVERYYAKKKSFFESMIVSLFSSKLDKEYEYWSLPEEQIQAREDYTVKF, from the coding sequence ATGAGTACATTCGTTCTTGTTATTTTAATTATTGCGGTGTTGATCCTGTTTTGGATCATTGGAATTTATAATAAGCTCATTGGCTTGATCGAGGCAATTAATAATAATAAACGTCAAATTGATATCCAGCTGGATAGACGATTCAAGGTATTTCAATCGTTAATTGAATCCGTCAAAAAATACATGGATTATGAACAAACCACTCTGAAAGATGTTGTTGCCTTACGTAATCAAGCTCAAACTGCGAAAGATGCAGGCGATGAAAAAGGACGTATTGCCGCAGAAGAGGGAATATCACGAATTGCTTCCGGCTTGAATGTGGTATTTGAACAATACCCTGATTTAAAGGCTAGTCAAAACGTGATGCAGTTGCAGGAGGAAATAGTCAATACTGAAAATAAGCTGTCTTATGCAAAACAGGCATATAATGATGGCGTAGAGCGTTATTATGCCAAGAAAAAATCATTTTTTGAGTCCATGATTGTTAGTTTATTTTCTTCAAAATTGGATAAGGAATATGAATATTGGTCATTGCCAGAAGAGCAAATCCAGGCTCGTGAAGATTACACCGTAAAATTTTAA
- the htpX gene encoding zinc metalloprotease HtpX — translation MSLSDYHATTGNWREQLRRNERKTRWVIATFLVVYVVVGLIADTLILQSYYPNATISQCLHALLTFRATPYATLLMGGIAAISLLMTYSLYDRLMLLGTDSREITPETAKTLQEKQLFNVVEEMKVAAGLQYMPKVYLIEANYMNAFASGYSEKSAMVAITRGLLEKLDRAELQAVMAHELSHIRHHDIKLTLMVAILSNLLLIVIDVLFYAVIFRRDRRQDNRLYTVIILLRYLLPLITVVLALFLSRTREYMADAGSVELMRDNEPMARALLKISQDHQNHAEEYAVEYGNTAHEQVRQASYLFDPSSIDPVKSLSSAFSTHPSISDRLKALGFKLKQP, via the coding sequence ATGAGCTTATCGGATTATCATGCAACGACTGGCAATTGGCGTGAGCAGCTTAGGCGGAATGAGCGTAAAACGCGTTGGGTCATTGCAACTTTTTTGGTTGTGTATGTGGTGGTAGGATTGATTGCTGATACACTTATTTTACAGTCTTACTATCCAAATGCCACCATAAGCCAGTGTTTACATGCCTTGCTAACATTTCGTGCCACTCCTTATGCGACATTGCTCATGGGTGGTATCGCGGCAATTTCCTTGTTAATGACTTACTCGTTGTATGATCGTTTGATGTTGTTGGGAACAGATTCCCGTGAAATCACACCTGAAACTGCAAAAACCTTGCAAGAAAAACAATTATTCAATGTTGTGGAAGAAATGAAAGTTGCTGCAGGATTGCAGTACATGCCCAAGGTTTATCTTATTGAAGCCAATTATATGAATGCATTTGCCAGTGGTTACAGTGAAAAGTCAGCTATGGTGGCAATTACTCGCGGACTATTAGAAAAACTGGATCGCGCCGAGTTGCAGGCAGTAATGGCTCATGAATTAAGTCATATTCGTCATCATGACATTAAGTTAACGTTAATGGTGGCGATTTTAAGCAATCTTTTGCTCATTGTTATTGATGTATTATTTTATGCGGTGATTTTTAGACGCGATCGCCGCCAGGATAATCGTTTATATACCGTTATTATATTGCTTCGCTATTTATTACCGTTAATTACCGTGGTGCTAGCGTTATTTTTAAGCCGTACACGGGAATATATGGCGGATGCTGGTTCAGTTGAGCTGATGCGCGATAATGAACCTATGGCTCGTGCTTTATTAAAAATCAGTCAGGATCATCAAAATCATGCAGAAGAATACGCTGTTGAATATGGCAACACGGCTCATGAGCAAGTTCGCCAAGCTTCTTACCTATTTGATCCATCTTCCATTGATCCAGTGAAGTCGTTAAGCAGCGCTTTTTCTACTCACCCAAGCATTTCTGACCGCTTAAAAGCATTAGGGTTCAAACTCAAACAACCATAA
- a CDS encoding ATP-binding cassette domain-containing protein, whose product MPYALDIRQLRKVYANGIEALKGIDLTVKTGDFFALLGANGAGKSTTIGLITTLLNKTSGSILINGYDLDKESELAKSCLGLVPQEINLNIFETCEQILLNQAGYYGIPRKHAQSNAKLLLQQLGLWERRHSIVRHLSGGMKRRLMIARALIHKPKVLILDEPTAGVDIEIRRSMWDFLSRTNQQGTTIILTTHYLEEAEQLCKNIAIIDKGLIIENTSMHVLLKSLRHQTFVFNTREPLDFLPAMEPFEAIKLDANTFEIRVDKQWTLNDVFSMLSHHGIRIESMRNKTNRLEELFLDIINYGR is encoded by the coding sequence ATGCCTTACGCCTTAGATATTCGCCAGTTACGCAAAGTATATGCCAATGGCATTGAAGCCCTAAAAGGCATTGATTTAACCGTCAAGACCGGTGATTTTTTTGCTTTGCTTGGTGCAAATGGCGCAGGGAAATCTACTACCATTGGTTTAATTACCACTTTATTGAATAAAACATCCGGTTCCATTTTAATTAATGGTTATGATTTGGACAAAGAGTCCGAACTGGCTAAATCATGCCTAGGCTTAGTTCCTCAAGAAATTAATCTCAATATTTTTGAAACTTGCGAACAAATTCTGTTAAACCAGGCAGGTTATTATGGGATACCCCGCAAACATGCCCAATCAAATGCCAAATTGCTGTTGCAGCAACTAGGCTTATGGGAAAGACGCCATTCTATTGTACGCCACTTATCAGGTGGCATGAAAAGACGTTTGATGATTGCCCGGGCATTAATACATAAACCCAAGGTCTTGATTCTTGATGAGCCTACAGCAGGTGTTGACATTGAAATCCGTCGCAGCATGTGGGATTTTTTATCACGCACAAACCAGCAAGGCACCACCATTATACTAACGACGCATTATCTTGAAGAGGCAGAACAATTATGCAAAAACATTGCCATCATTGATAAAGGTCTAATCATTGAAAATACATCCATGCATGTCCTGTTAAAAAGCCTGCGTCACCAAACATTTGTTTTTAACACAAGGGAGCCACTTGATTTTTTACCAGCCATGGAACCATTTGAGGCTATCAAACTAGATGCCAATACCTTTGAAATAAGAGTGGATAAACAATGGACACTCAATGATGTCTTTTCAATGCTTAGTCACCACGGTATTCGCATTGAAAGCATGCGTAATAAAACCAACCGTTTGGAAGAACTGTTTTTGGATATCATCAATTATGGCCGTTAA
- a CDS encoding chloramphenicol phosphotransferase CPT family protein, with the protein MQKGHLIILNGGSSAGKTSTCSAFQDLTQKPYIHLGIDRFWSAIPPKQMHVDTATADYYTTKTYYQDDKPFFHVTPGPLLDDTMYASYKAIASYLEIGLNVISDQIFWKPAWLKCALTTFQPFKVYLIALLVSDEEGARRERARSVGEAKDTAGGGRPEGWNRCSALVTHKNMIYDLEIDNTSLSILEAASKIKDFIEATPKPQAFKQLYKQRCSQ; encoded by the coding sequence ATGCAAAAAGGACATTTAATTATTTTAAATGGTGGATCTAGTGCCGGTAAAACCTCCACCTGTTCCGCTTTTCAAGATTTAACACAAAAGCCTTATATTCACTTAGGTATTGACCGGTTTTGGTCAGCCATTCCTCCTAAACAAATGCATGTGGACACAGCAACTGCTGACTATTACACCACTAAAACATATTACCAAGATGACAAACCCTTTTTTCATGTCACACCTGGGCCACTATTAGATGACACCATGTATGCCAGCTATAAAGCAATTGCTTCCTATTTAGAGATAGGTCTGAATGTTATTTCTGATCAGATTTTCTGGAAGCCAGCGTGGTTAAAATGTGCTTTAACCACCTTTCAACCGTTTAAAGTTTATTTAATTGCCTTACTGGTATCTGATGAAGAAGGAGCACGAAGAGAACGGGCACGAAGTGTTGGTGAAGCAAAAGATACTGCCGGCGGAGGGCGACCAGAGGGTTGGAATCGCTGCAGTGCTTTAGTCACTCATAAAAATATGATCTATGATCTTGAGATCGATAACACGAGCCTGTCCATCCTAGAAGCGGCATCCAAGATAAAAGACTTTATAGAGGCAACACCCAAACCACAAGCATTTAAACAACTCTATAAACAACGATGCTCTCAATAG
- a CDS encoding 2OG-Fe(II) oxygenase, with amino-acid sequence MIQLENIEDKIHQHGFHIIDNFLNDFHYQTLHILIKTKHQDGHFRDAKIGHGQQAVHNNKIRTDKLCWLSKDSEHDALQVYFAAVNNISQRLNQALFLGLVDFESHFAVYNPGSFYKKHVDQFATTRDRRISCVYYLNKTWKAGDGGELILYDCDQDNRDLVTIQPIPNRFVCFRSEFPHEVNTTYQMRYSLVGWLKSRALNAFT; translated from the coding sequence TTGATTCAATTAGAAAACATTGAAGATAAAATCCATCAGCATGGATTTCATATTATTGATAATTTTCTTAACGATTTTCATTACCAGACACTACACATCCTAATAAAAACAAAGCATCAGGATGGTCATTTTAGAGACGCAAAAATTGGACATGGACAACAGGCGGTACATAATAATAAAATCCGTACGGATAAACTCTGCTGGCTAAGCAAAGACTCAGAACATGATGCTCTACAAGTTTATTTCGCGGCGGTAAATAATATATCTCAAAGACTCAATCAAGCGTTATTTCTTGGGTTGGTTGATTTTGAGTCTCATTTCGCGGTGTACAATCCCGGATCATTCTATAAAAAACACGTCGACCAATTTGCAACCACAAGAGATAGACGTATTTCTTGTGTTTATTATCTTAATAAAACTTGGAAAGCAGGGGATGGTGGGGAGTTAATTCTTTATGATTGTGATCAAGACAATCGAGATTTGGTAACCATTCAACCAATTCCTAACCGCTTTGTGTGTTTCCGCAGTGAATTTCCTCATGAAGTAAATACGACTTATCAAATGAGGTATAGCCTCGTTGGCTGGTTAAAATCACGAGCTTTGAATGCCTTTACGTAG
- the rplS gene encoding 50S ribosomal protein L19: protein MTNIIDQLNAEQMQGKDIPDFSPGDTVVVQVKVKEGNRERLQAFEGLVIAKRNRGLNSAFTVRKISHSVGVERVFQTYSPVVASITVKRRGDVRRAKLYYLRNLAGRAARIKEKLAMKKD from the coding sequence ATGACAAATATTATTGATCAACTTAATGCCGAACAAATGCAAGGCAAAGACATCCCCGACTTCAGTCCTGGTGATACCGTTGTGGTTCAGGTTAAAGTAAAAGAAGGTAACCGCGAACGTTTGCAAGCATTTGAAGGTTTAGTCATTGCTAAACGCAACCGCGGCCTTAACTCAGCTTTTACTGTCCGTAAAATTTCGCACAGTGTTGGCGTAGAGCGTGTTTTTCAAACCTATAGCCCTGTGGTTGCCAGCATTACCGTAAAACGCCGTGGTGATGTACGTCGTGCCAAACTATATTACTTACGTAACTTGGCCGGACGTGCTGCCCGTATCAAAGAAAAACTGGCCATGAAAAAAGACTAA
- the trmD gene encoding tRNA (guanosine(37)-N1)-methyltransferase TrmD: MLHLGIISLLPDIFASLDYGITGRAIKRGLVRLDHWNPRDWASRPYRQVDDKPYGGGPGMVMMYEPIHAAIIAARSQMPPDCKTIYLSPQGRTIQQADLNCIAEHGQSLLFLAGRYEGIDERIISQHVDEEWSLGDFVLSGGELAAMVFIDAIVRLLPGSLGDHESARQDSFMNGLLDHPHYTRPAVIHGEQVPAVLMNGNHRDIERWRRKQSLGKTWLKRPDLLQNMQLSDVDEQLLTEFKCEYNESC; encoded by the coding sequence ATGTTGCATTTGGGTATCATCAGCTTGCTGCCGGATATATTCGCAAGCCTCGACTATGGCATTACCGGCCGAGCTATAAAACGTGGTTTGGTTAGGCTTGACCATTGGAATCCAAGAGATTGGGCAAGCAGACCATACCGGCAAGTGGATGATAAACCCTACGGAGGCGGGCCTGGAATGGTTATGATGTATGAACCCATACATGCCGCCATTATTGCTGCTCGCAGCCAGATGCCGCCTGACTGTAAAACCATCTACCTTAGTCCGCAAGGTAGAACCATCCAGCAGGCTGACTTAAATTGCATTGCTGAACATGGCCAATCTTTACTTTTTTTGGCCGGACGATATGAAGGAATTGACGAACGGATTATTAGCCAACATGTTGATGAAGAATGGTCTCTGGGAGATTTTGTATTAAGTGGCGGTGAATTAGCGGCCATGGTATTTATTGATGCCATTGTAAGATTACTTCCGGGAAGTCTGGGAGATCATGAATCAGCCCGCCAGGATTCTTTTATGAATGGCCTGCTTGATCATCCACACTATACACGACCAGCGGTTATTCATGGAGAACAAGTTCCGGCTGTGTTGATGAATGGCAATCATCGGGACATTGAGCGATGGCGAAGAAAGCAATCATTGGGGAAAACCTGGTTAAAACGGCCCGATTTATTGCAAAATATGCAATTAAGCGATGTAGATGAGCAATTATTAACTGAATTTAAATGCGAATATAATGAATCCTGTTAA
- the rimM gene encoding ribosome maturation factor RimM (Essential for efficient processing of 16S rRNA), translating into MLQRNVNGHDEWVIVGKFGRPHGVKGLITVISFTEPRENILHYTPWYIGTKEGWQPLTLQRADINNKLILAQLECCHDREQAAHLTNTEIAVRRAQFPELKAGEYYWHQLIGMDVINLQGITLGTISEIMPTGSNDVLVISGQKRFLIPYLPGHYVLEIDDQKNLITVDWDVDF; encoded by the coding sequence GTGCTGCAGCGTAACGTTAACGGTCATGATGAATGGGTTATCGTTGGTAAATTTGGCCGCCCGCATGGGGTCAAGGGGCTAATTACAGTAATTTCTTTTACCGAGCCTCGTGAAAATATACTTCACTATACGCCGTGGTATATTGGAACCAAAGAGGGCTGGCAACCACTGACACTACAACGTGCCGATATAAATAACAAACTTATTTTGGCACAACTAGAATGCTGTCATGATCGCGAGCAAGCCGCTCATCTGACGAATACAGAAATCGCTGTACGCCGTGCGCAATTTCCTGAATTAAAAGCTGGGGAATATTACTGGCATCAACTGATAGGGATGGACGTCATTAACCTTCAGGGGATTACCTTAGGAACAATTTCCGAGATCATGCCAACTGGATCGAATGATGTGTTGGTCATTTCCGGACAAAAACGTTTTTTGATTCCTTATCTGCCAGGTCACTATGTTCTTGAGATTGATGACCAAAAGAACCTCATCACGGTCGATTGGGATGTGGATTTTTAA